A single region of the Arthrobacter sp. zg-Y820 genome encodes:
- the msrB gene encoding peptide-methionine (R)-S-oxide reductase MsrB, with the protein MTEDTAGTVPVQKTDDQWREELSPEEFQVLRKAGTERPYTGEYWDTKTAGVYQCRACGSELFTSSEKFDSHCGWPSFFAPLAEGKVRYIHDRSMGMDRVEVRCANCDSHMGHLFEGEGFDTPTDQRFCINSVSVKLVPAAAGSDTGSADGTQHDAAK; encoded by the coding sequence ATGACTGAAGACACCGCCGGAACCGTACCGGTACAAAAGACAGATGACCAGTGGCGCGAGGAACTGAGCCCGGAGGAATTCCAGGTTCTGCGCAAGGCCGGAACCGAACGCCCCTACACCGGTGAATACTGGGATACCAAGACCGCAGGCGTGTACCAGTGCCGGGCCTGCGGCAGCGAGCTGTTCACCTCGAGTGAGAAGTTTGATTCGCACTGCGGCTGGCCCTCCTTCTTCGCACCGCTGGCCGAGGGCAAGGTCCGCTACATCCACGACCGCAGCATGGGCATGGACCGCGTCGAGGTCCGTTGCGCCAACTGCGACTCGCACATGGGCCATCTGTTCGAGGGCGAGGGTTTTGACACCCCCACTGACCAGCGATTCTGCATCAACTCCGTCTCCGTGAAGCTGGTTCCCGCAGCCGCAGGCTCCGACACGGGTTCCGCCGACGGCACGCAGCACGACGCCGCCAAGTAG
- the menC gene encoding o-succinylbenzoate synthase, protein MKITRVRLFEVELPLVHSFQTSSHKKSSLTHILVELTDEHDSTGWGEVASSTHPYFTSETTDTAWLMATGYLVQSVLGVEWEHPGDVDGCWAKIRGHEFAKAGFAGAAWDLWAKANSQSLAAGLGGTRSVVRSGVSLGIEPTIDILLDQVDKQVSAGYGRVKLKIAPGWDVLPVQAVRQAYPALDLHVDANGAYGSDTSSMDRLAQLDAYRLTMIEQPFAPRDFPAHARLQERIATAVCLDEAVVQLDDLRTMIAMKAGRVLNIKVSRMAGLTVAKAAHDLAWNEGIPVWCGGMHEFGIGRAGNVALSSLPNFTLPSDVSGSDKYYARDVITPAITARDGAVDVPTGPGIGFAIDHAWIAHNQLRYFDSEVPADQSGRQQGTADEY, encoded by the coding sequence ATGAAGATCACCCGTGTCCGCCTGTTCGAGGTGGAGTTGCCGCTCGTCCACAGCTTCCAAACCAGCTCGCATAAGAAGTCCAGCCTCACGCACATCCTGGTGGAGCTGACCGACGAGCATGATTCCACCGGCTGGGGCGAAGTCGCTTCCTCCACCCATCCATATTTCACTTCTGAAACCACTGACACCGCTTGGCTGATGGCTACCGGATACCTGGTTCAGTCCGTGCTCGGAGTCGAGTGGGAGCACCCCGGCGACGTTGACGGCTGCTGGGCCAAAATCCGCGGCCACGAATTCGCCAAGGCGGGGTTCGCCGGTGCCGCCTGGGACCTGTGGGCCAAGGCGAACAGCCAGTCGCTGGCCGCAGGGCTGGGCGGCACCCGTTCGGTGGTCCGGTCAGGAGTCTCGCTGGGCATAGAGCCGACCATCGATATCCTTCTGGACCAAGTCGACAAGCAGGTTTCAGCCGGTTACGGACGGGTCAAGCTGAAGATTGCACCGGGCTGGGACGTCCTGCCGGTTCAGGCCGTGCGCCAGGCTTACCCCGCACTCGACCTGCATGTGGACGCCAACGGTGCTTACGGCTCAGACACCTCCTCCATGGACCGGCTCGCCCAACTGGATGCGTACCGCCTGACCATGATCGAACAGCCGTTTGCCCCCCGCGACTTTCCCGCCCACGCCCGGCTGCAGGAACGCATCGCCACCGCAGTGTGCCTCGACGAGGCCGTGGTTCAACTCGACGATCTGCGGACCATGATCGCGATGAAGGCCGGCCGGGTCCTGAACATTAAGGTGTCCCGCATGGCCGGGCTGACCGTGGCCAAAGCCGCCCATGACCTGGCGTGGAACGAGGGGATCCCTGTTTGGTGCGGCGGCATGCATGAATTTGGAATAGGCCGGGCGGGTAACGTGGCGCTTTCCTCCCTCCCCAATTTCACCTTGCCCTCGGATGTTTCAGGTTCGGACAAGTACTACGCCCGGGATGTCATCACCCCGGCTATTACTGCCCGCGACGGCGCTGTCGATGTTCCCACCGGTCCGGGCATCGGGTTCGCAATCGACCATGCCTGGATAGCGCACAACCAACTGCGGTATTTCGATTCCGAAGTGCCTGCAGACCAGTCCGGCCGGCAGCAGGGAACCGCAGATGAGTACTAG
- a CDS encoding C1 family peptidase yields the protein MSINAAEKGTVAMSGPSARQGELSPATVQAFDEGFASDPRRLRAQNAVTSVAINDIALNRSRLLSVPGSISHRLDDWEAVDQKKSGRCWLFAALNLLRADARKKLSLKNFEFSQNHAMYWDKLERANAFLEDMITLSGRSVDDRLLSFLLGNVMNDGGQWNMAVSIFTKHGAVPKEVMPETESSSNTSAMNKSLSSHLRKEAGVLREAITAGALPEQVAAHKERILRDFHAILTIHLGTPPKDFEWAWNDDNKKYCNAGTFTPQEFLRKFTDMNLDDYVCLVDDPRLEHPKNTPLTVDHLGNVVGGNPVLYLNADIEVMRELAAAAIVDGEPVWFGCDVSPQMSEKDGVWAGDLFDYSGVYGVDLVSTKEDRVRYRDSEMTHAMLFTGVDLVNGRPRRWRVENSWGSEKFDKGFCTMDDSWFDEYVFEVVVNKSRLTGPLKDALSREPLVLPAWDPMGALA from the coding sequence TTGTCGATCAATGCAGCAGAAAAAGGCACGGTGGCCATGAGCGGGCCATCTGCACGCCAAGGTGAACTGAGCCCGGCTACGGTGCAGGCTTTCGACGAGGGGTTTGCCTCCGATCCCCGGCGTCTGCGTGCACAGAATGCAGTGACATCGGTCGCGATCAACGACATTGCCCTGAACCGTTCCCGTTTGCTCTCCGTGCCCGGAAGCATTTCACACAGACTCGATGACTGGGAAGCTGTTGATCAGAAAAAAAGCGGCCGGTGCTGGCTCTTTGCTGCGCTGAACCTGCTTCGGGCAGACGCCCGGAAGAAACTGTCGCTCAAAAACTTCGAATTCAGCCAGAACCACGCCATGTACTGGGACAAGCTGGAACGGGCCAACGCCTTCCTGGAAGATATGATCACGCTTTCCGGCCGAAGCGTCGATGACCGGCTTCTTTCCTTTCTGCTGGGCAACGTCATGAATGACGGCGGTCAGTGGAATATGGCCGTTAGCATCTTCACCAAGCACGGTGCGGTGCCGAAGGAGGTCATGCCCGAAACGGAGTCATCCTCGAATACCTCCGCAATGAACAAGTCCCTGAGCAGCCACCTGCGCAAGGAAGCCGGGGTCCTGCGGGAGGCAATCACTGCCGGTGCGCTGCCGGAGCAGGTGGCAGCACATAAGGAACGGATACTCAGGGATTTCCACGCGATCCTGACCATCCATCTGGGAACACCGCCGAAGGATTTCGAATGGGCCTGGAATGATGACAACAAGAAATACTGCAACGCCGGCACCTTCACCCCGCAGGAGTTTCTGCGGAAATTCACCGACATGAATTTGGATGACTACGTATGCCTCGTTGACGATCCGCGTCTGGAGCACCCTAAAAACACACCGCTGACGGTGGATCATCTGGGAAATGTCGTTGGCGGAAATCCGGTGCTTTACCTCAATGCCGATATTGAAGTCATGCGGGAGCTTGCGGCAGCAGCAATTGTGGATGGTGAACCGGTGTGGTTCGGATGCGATGTTTCCCCGCAGATGTCTGAGAAGGACGGAGTATGGGCCGGTGACCTGTTCGACTATTCGGGCGTCTACGGGGTCGACTTGGTGTCCACGAAGGAAGACCGGGTGCGTTACCGGGATTCTGAAATGACCCATGCCATGCTCTTCACTGGTGTCGACCTCGTTAATGGGCGGCCTCGGCGCTGGCGCGTCGAAAACAGCTGGGGCAGCGAAAAGTTCGACAAGGGATTCTGCACCATGGACGACTCATGGTTCGACGAGTACGTTTTTGAAGTCGTGGTGAATAAGTCACGTCTTACCGGGCCTTTAAAAGATGCCCTGTCCAGGGAGCCGCTGGTCCTTCCGGCATGGGATCCGATGGGTGCACTTGCCTGA
- a CDS encoding ATP synthase subunit C gives MNPWLAGLPLVLLLAVLLTLGAVVLLRRNRRAGVKALLGLNAVLMAGALALFAAALNAAPASAGAGDGGAAATAVAAATEGSDSSGAALIGAAIAVAGSSIGAAIAVAYTGSAALAAMSERPEIFGRAMVVVGLAEGIAIYGLIISIILIGQA, from the coding sequence ATGAATCCCTGGCTTGCCGGCCTTCCGCTGGTCCTCCTTCTCGCTGTCCTGCTCACGCTCGGCGCCGTTGTGCTGCTGCGGCGCAACAGACGCGCCGGCGTCAAGGCGCTGCTCGGCCTCAACGCCGTGCTGATGGCCGGGGCGCTGGCCCTCTTTGCCGCTGCGTTGAATGCCGCGCCCGCCAGTGCGGGCGCGGGCGACGGCGGTGCCGCAGCCACCGCTGTTGCCGCGGCAACCGAGGGAAGCGACAGCAGCGGCGCGGCCCTGATCGGTGCCGCGATTGCGGTGGCGGGGTCCTCCATTGGCGCAGCCATCGCCGTGGCCTACACCGGGTCCGCGGCGCTGGCGGCGATGAGCGAAAGACCTGAAATTTTCGGCCGCGCCATGGTGGTGGTGGGGCTGGCCGAGGGCATCGCCATTTACGGGCTGATTATTTCGATCATCCTGATCGGACAGGCATGA
- a CDS encoding V-type ATP synthase subunit B produces MTSSDSTPGTNPQDSPPGPGPAGGVPGPVPAGGVPAVGVPKVGHSAVRELRGPLLVLGDADGVGWDEFATVGVAGQPDRHGLVLEVDGDEVTLQVLEGTDGMSLGGIEVRFQGRPLAVPTGPDWLGRVCNGRGEPLDGGPPITAGTTAPVGGWPLNPVYREPPQDPVITGISAIDALTTLVRGQKLPIFSVAGLPHLTLATQIAAQATTSAGRAFRVVFAAMGMTHADIAYIRDRLEERSAAGELVLLLNAADDPVIERILTPRIALTVAESLAYDEGSDVLVVMSDMTSYAEAVREVSAARREIPARRGYPGYLYSDLAGLYERCGRVRDREGSVTIVPVLTMPAGDITHPVPDLTGYITEGQVVLDPDVDARNIYPPVDVLSSLSRLMRSGAGKGRTREDHLDVAAQILSAMARARTAAELAELVGAAALSETDNAYIEFRSVVERNLLNQGRDELRTFDDTMDLAWQALSLLPRRELTMLSGEFLDRYLPGPVGGARL; encoded by the coding sequence GTGACCAGTAGCGACAGCACCCCCGGCACGAACCCCCAGGACTCCCCGCCCGGTCCCGGGCCCGCGGGGGGCGTGCCCGGTCCCGTGCCCGCGGGGGGCGTGCCCGCGGTCGGCGTGCCGAAGGTGGGCCACAGTGCGGTCCGCGAGCTGCGCGGGCCCCTGCTCGTCCTCGGCGACGCCGACGGCGTGGGCTGGGACGAGTTTGCCACCGTGGGCGTGGCCGGCCAGCCGGACCGGCACGGACTGGTGCTGGAGGTCGACGGCGATGAAGTCACGCTGCAGGTCCTCGAGGGCACCGACGGAATGTCGCTCGGCGGGATCGAGGTCCGGTTCCAGGGCCGGCCGCTGGCTGTTCCCACCGGCCCGGACTGGCTCGGGCGGGTTTGCAACGGGCGCGGCGAACCGCTCGACGGCGGCCCTCCCATCACTGCCGGAACGACGGCGCCGGTGGGCGGCTGGCCGCTTAACCCCGTCTACCGGGAACCGCCGCAGGATCCGGTCATCACCGGCATCTCAGCCATCGATGCGCTGACCACTCTGGTGCGGGGGCAGAAACTGCCGATCTTCTCGGTTGCCGGCCTGCCGCACCTCACCCTGGCCACGCAGATCGCCGCGCAGGCCACCACGTCCGCGGGCCGGGCGTTCCGGGTGGTGTTTGCGGCGATGGGCATGACCCACGCGGACATCGCCTACATCCGCGACCGGTTGGAGGAACGCTCAGCCGCCGGAGAACTGGTGCTGCTGCTCAACGCCGCCGATGATCCGGTGATCGAACGCATCCTCACCCCGCGCATAGCCCTGACCGTGGCCGAGTCACTGGCCTACGACGAGGGCTCCGATGTTCTGGTGGTGATGTCGGACATGACCAGCTACGCCGAGGCCGTGCGGGAGGTTTCTGCGGCCCGCCGGGAGATTCCCGCCCGCCGCGGATACCCCGGCTACCTCTACAGCGACCTCGCCGGCCTCTATGAACGGTGCGGCCGGGTTCGGGATCGGGAGGGATCGGTGACCATCGTGCCGGTGCTGACCATGCCGGCCGGAGACATTACCCATCCGGTTCCTGATCTGACCGGTTACATCACCGAAGGCCAGGTGGTCCTGGATCCGGACGTCGACGCGCGGAACATCTATCCGCCGGTGGACGTGCTCTCCTCACTGTCACGCCTGATGCGCAGCGGCGCCGGCAAGGGACGCACCCGCGAGGACCACCTGGATGTCGCGGCGCAGATCCTCTCGGCGATGGCCCGCGCCCGCACCGCCGCTGAACTGGCCGAACTGGTCGGCGCGGCAGCACTGAGCGAGACCGACAATGCCTACATCGAGTTCCGCAGCGTCGTGGAGCGGAACCTGCTCAACCAGGGACGTGATGAGCTGCGGACCTTCGACGACACCATGGATCTGGCCTGGCAGGCCCTGTCGCTCCTGCCCCGCCGGGAACTGACCATGCTCTCCGGCGAGTTCCTGGACAGGTATTTGCCCGGGCCCGTCGGTGGAGCGCGGCTGTGA
- a CDS encoding flavin reductase family protein, with protein sequence MEHGVFPGELVPSPEVTDEAINSYRLLSADIASGVAVVSTRLRGRDYAATVSGFLSVSYDPPTLLVSLFAEARIAEAVVESGTWALSLLSARQRGTANWLASPGSPLEGLLSQVDYGRGPVTDAAIIDGCIAWFEVRTTQVTTAATHQLVVGEVVAMGRRATPDDEADPLVHFASAYARLG encoded by the coding sequence ATGGAACACGGCGTTTTCCCCGGCGAGCTGGTTCCCTCGCCGGAGGTGACCGACGAGGCGATCAACAGCTACCGCCTGCTGAGCGCCGACATTGCCTCCGGTGTGGCCGTGGTGTCCACACGGCTGCGCGGCCGGGACTACGCGGCCACGGTCAGCGGCTTCCTCTCCGTGTCCTACGATCCGCCAACGCTGCTGGTGAGCCTCTTCGCCGAAGCACGGATCGCCGAGGCCGTGGTGGAGAGCGGCACCTGGGCGCTGAGCCTGCTCTCCGCCCGCCAGCGCGGCACGGCAAACTGGCTGGCAAGCCCCGGTTCGCCGCTGGAAGGCCTGCTCAGCCAGGTGGACTACGGCCGCGGGCCGGTCACCGATGCTGCCATCATCGACGGGTGCATCGCCTGGTTCGAGGTGCGCACCACTCAGGTTACGACGGCGGCCACCCACCAACTGGTTGTCGGCGAAGTGGTGGCGATGGGCCGGCGGGCCACGCCCGACGACGAGGCGGACCCGCTGGTGCACTTCGCCTCCGCCTATGCCCGGCTGGGGTAA
- a CDS encoding dipeptidase, whose amino-acid sequence MSTSHLPQIPVIDGHNDFPWTARTTRGYSVEGMEDDKLSLHTDIPALRKGGVAGQFWSVWVHSDIGGADAVQATLEQIDFVHRMAARYPDTFRLASTADDVRRSMQDGRVASLIGVEGGSQINGSLAVLRSYARLGARYLTLTWTSSSSWADSATDAAVNNGLTAFGREVIAEMNRIGMLVDLAHASIKTMHDALDASTMPVINSHSGAYAVNPHPRNVPDDVIRRVAAAGGVHMVTFVPSFMCPERRAWVVAGQKGPMPPVDVRTVADHIDHVRSVAGINGVGLGGDFDGTDAMPEGLDTVAGYPNLFAELSHRGWDNDDLRKLASGNVLRVLAGADDDYRSFVRAGTN is encoded by the coding sequence ATGAGTACTAGCCACTTGCCACAAATCCCCGTCATTGACGGGCACAATGATTTCCCCTGGACGGCACGCACCACGCGCGGATACTCCGTCGAGGGAATGGAGGACGACAAGCTCAGTCTGCACACCGATATTCCGGCGCTCCGGAAAGGCGGTGTTGCAGGACAGTTCTGGTCGGTGTGGGTCCACAGCGACATCGGCGGCGCAGACGCGGTCCAAGCAACGCTGGAACAGATCGACTTCGTGCACCGGATGGCTGCCCGGTACCCCGACACGTTCCGGCTAGCGTCCACCGCAGACGATGTCCGCCGGAGCATGCAGGATGGCCGCGTTGCCTCGCTGATCGGAGTCGAAGGGGGCAGCCAGATCAACGGTTCGCTGGCCGTGCTGCGCAGTTATGCACGTTTGGGTGCCCGCTACCTGACCCTGACGTGGACCTCCAGCAGCAGCTGGGCCGATTCCGCCACCGACGCCGCGGTCAATAACGGCCTCACCGCATTCGGCCGGGAAGTCATCGCCGAAATGAACCGCATCGGAATGCTGGTGGATTTGGCCCACGCCTCCATCAAAACCATGCACGATGCCTTGGATGCATCCACCATGCCCGTGATCAACAGCCATTCCGGCGCCTATGCGGTCAACCCCCATCCGCGCAATGTCCCCGATGACGTGATCCGACGTGTGGCCGCGGCCGGAGGTGTCCACATGGTGACTTTCGTACCCTCATTCATGTGTCCGGAGCGCCGCGCATGGGTGGTAGCCGGTCAAAAGGGCCCGATGCCGCCGGTGGATGTCCGCACCGTAGCAGACCATATTGACCATGTGCGGTCCGTCGCCGGCATCAACGGAGTTGGCCTGGGCGGTGACTTCGACGGTACTGACGCGATGCCGGAGGGGCTGGACACGGTTGCCGGCTATCCGAACCTCTTCGCTGAACTGTCGCACCGCGGGTGGGACAACGATGACCTTCGCAAACTTGCTTCCGGAAACGTCCTACGGGTGCTCGCGGGTGCAGATGACGACTACCGCTCTTTCGTGCGGGCCGGAACCAACTGA
- a CDS encoding V-type ATP synthase subunit A, with product MGRRVDPGGRPGAGKRSDTAGGSSARDSGTITRVSGPLVEVTGLSGLSMLEVVAVGPERISAQAVSINGTDATLQAYEYTGGLKTGDAVERTGRQLSGLLGPGLLGTVFDGLLRPLSSAPLWLTQDRMSSAEDPSVLSTSWGFTPSVSVGDTVRPGQVLGTVPEAGTVEFRVLAPPHIGGEVQWLATGPVHPLDPVARVGGLEIPLAQQWPVHRPRPFGERLTDTVPLQTGQRVLDLLFPLPRGSAAAVPGGFGTGKTLTLQQIAKWSDADVIVYVGCGERGNEMADVLDGLSGLDDPRTGGKLIDRTVIIANTSNMPMMAREASIATGVTVAEFFRDMGYDAVVIADSTSRWAEALREFANRNGDLPAEEGYPASLASELAAFYERAARVCTLGGATASVTVIGAVSPPGGDMSEPVTTDTQRFVRSLWVLDRDLAYSRHYPAVSWRGSFSRDAESLGRWFSAHGDPLWAQRRASASLLLSEADRLTALAEIIGAASLPGHERMVLLGGRLVRDGVLLQNALSPNDGYSSAEKGSALLQTVLDVVDVCQSLVARGVPPADVERFDFTPVLRLREDTGPTDADGVLERGREFLRQLQQVAGGGLTEGNDGDQ from the coding sequence ATGGGACGCAGAGTAGATCCGGGAGGCCGCCCTGGTGCTGGAAAGCGGTCCGATACAGCCGGGGGCAGCTCCGCTCGGGACAGCGGCACCATTACCCGGGTGAGCGGCCCGCTGGTGGAGGTCACCGGCCTGTCCGGACTCTCCATGCTGGAGGTCGTCGCCGTGGGACCGGAGCGGATCTCCGCGCAGGCCGTCTCCATCAACGGCACCGACGCCACACTGCAGGCCTACGAGTACACCGGCGGGCTGAAGACCGGCGACGCCGTGGAGCGCACCGGGCGCCAGCTCTCCGGACTGCTGGGACCAGGGCTGCTGGGCACGGTGTTCGACGGGCTGCTCCGGCCGCTGTCCTCGGCTCCCCTCTGGCTGACCCAGGACCGGATGTCCTCCGCCGAGGATCCTTCGGTGCTGAGCACGTCCTGGGGGTTCACGCCCTCGGTGTCGGTCGGTGACACGGTACGTCCGGGACAGGTCCTCGGCACAGTTCCGGAAGCCGGCACGGTGGAATTCCGGGTCCTGGCGCCGCCGCACATCGGCGGTGAGGTCCAGTGGCTGGCGACCGGCCCGGTCCATCCCCTGGATCCGGTGGCGCGGGTGGGCGGCCTCGAGATTCCGCTGGCACAGCAGTGGCCGGTGCACCGGCCACGCCCCTTCGGCGAGCGCCTGACCGACACCGTTCCGCTGCAGACCGGCCAGCGGGTCCTGGATCTGCTCTTCCCCCTCCCCCGCGGCTCGGCAGCGGCAGTGCCCGGCGGGTTTGGCACCGGCAAGACCCTGACGCTGCAGCAGATCGCCAAGTGGTCCGACGCCGACGTCATTGTCTATGTGGGCTGCGGCGAGCGCGGCAACGAGATGGCCGATGTCCTGGACGGGCTGTCCGGACTGGATGATCCGCGCACCGGAGGCAAGCTGATTGACCGCACCGTGATCATCGCCAACACCTCCAACATGCCGATGATGGCCCGCGAGGCATCCATTGCCACCGGGGTGACAGTGGCCGAGTTCTTCCGCGACATGGGGTATGACGCCGTCGTCATCGCCGACTCGACCTCCCGGTGGGCCGAAGCCCTGCGTGAATTCGCGAACCGCAACGGCGACCTGCCCGCCGAGGAGGGCTACCCCGCCTCCCTGGCCAGTGAGCTGGCCGCCTTCTACGAACGCGCGGCGCGGGTGTGCACCCTGGGCGGGGCAACGGCGTCGGTCACCGTGATCGGCGCGGTCTCCCCTCCCGGCGGCGACATGAGCGAACCGGTCACCACCGACACCCAGCGCTTTGTGCGCTCGCTCTGGGTGCTGGACCGGGATCTGGCCTATTCCCGGCATTATCCGGCCGTCAGCTGGCGCGGCTCCTTCTCCCGCGATGCAGAATCGCTGGGCCGCTGGTTCTCGGCGCACGGCGATCCGTTGTGGGCGCAGCGCCGGGCGTCGGCGTCCCTGCTGCTGTCCGAGGCGGACCGGCTCACTGCCCTGGCGGAGATCATCGGAGCCGCTTCCCTGCCCGGCCATGAACGGATGGTGCTGCTGGGCGGACGGCTGGTGCGCGACGGCGTCCTGCTGCAGAACGCGCTCAGCCCCAATGACGGCTACAGCTCCGCGGAGAAGGGATCAGCGCTGCTGCAGACCGTCCTGGACGTGGTGGACGTCTGCCAGTCACTGGTGGCGCGCGGAGTGCCGCCGGCCGACGTCGAACGCTTCGATTTCACGCCGGTCCTGCGGCTGCGCGAGGACACCGGTCCCACCGACGCCGACGGCGTCCTGGAGCGGGGACGCGAATTCCTGCGTCAGCTGCAGCAGGTGGCCGGCGGCGGGCTTACGGAAGGCAACGACGGTGACCAGTAG
- a CDS encoding type 1 glutamine amidotransferase — MGAIMENENPSDPPKVLVVANSRQSGLRRLEPWFRDAGLDLDIRFGGDGLPETLAAFDGLVMLGGGLMPDDYEQAPWLPRERRLAQQAIAGDIPTLGICLGGQLLADVARGEVKRNDGTPERGAVRIRVTDEGALDTVISAFAPEAFLIENHQDRITALPAGAVLLASSSDCTNQAFRLGERVWGLQFHPEVQAEELRNWDDAALAEQGLSLGQLVEAALTHDTDSAGRCAAMASAFAVHVWENQAHRVG; from the coding sequence GTGGGAGCAATCATGGAAAATGAAAATCCGTCCGACCCGCCGAAAGTGCTCGTGGTGGCTAACTCCCGCCAGAGCGGGTTGCGCCGCCTGGAACCTTGGTTCCGCGATGCCGGACTTGACCTGGACATCAGGTTCGGCGGCGACGGGCTGCCCGAAACCCTGGCGGCTTTCGACGGCCTGGTAATGCTCGGCGGCGGGCTGATGCCCGATGACTACGAACAAGCTCCCTGGCTCCCTCGGGAACGCAGGTTGGCGCAGCAGGCCATTGCCGGGGACATTCCGACGCTGGGGATCTGCTTGGGCGGGCAGTTACTGGCCGACGTTGCCCGAGGAGAGGTGAAACGGAATGACGGAACGCCGGAACGGGGCGCCGTACGTATTCGGGTGACGGACGAGGGAGCCTTGGATACGGTCATATCCGCCTTTGCCCCGGAGGCTTTCCTCATTGAAAACCACCAGGACCGGATCACTGCTCTGCCGGCAGGCGCCGTCCTCCTCGCGTCCAGCTCGGACTGCACCAATCAGGCATTCCGGTTGGGCGAACGCGTTTGGGGGTTGCAGTTTCACCCGGAGGTACAGGCGGAAGAACTCAGGAACTGGGACGACGCTGCTCTGGCCGAGCAGGGGCTGAGCCTCGGTCAACTCGTCGAGGCAGCTCTTACCCACGACACCGACAGCGCCGGCCGCTGCGCCGCCATGGCCTCCGCGTTTGCCGTCCATGTCTGGGAAAACCAGGCTCATCGAGTGGGCTGA
- a CDS encoding V-type ATPase 116kDa subunit family protein: MPWREALSPVRMERIALVAPLAARHEMLAEVARSSAVELDLPYEPGTGPEEIDRAADATVVHGSVAALVGWSPTQRLTELQAALEPHGASAVPLRRPRGVQPPTLLTGDEPRRKQVPVLSRLLVDTYTTVPYADLDPARIAGVAYVVMFGMMFGDAGQGALLVIAGLLLRFLPRLQRFRRTWLFITGAGLAAVFFGILYGEFFGPTGVLPVLWLEPLEEPIPLLVAALVLGAVLLAGSYVLGTINRVREGGWGYALYARSGLAGALLFTAIGLVAWGLLASAPVILVVAGVVALLALVLMFIGLFAESGGGPTGGLQASVELVDSVVQLGSNLVSFTRLAAFGLTHAALMMVVWQATTALWAPDWRAAAAVVVFIIGNALTFALEGLVAGIQALRLEYYELFSRVFQDEGRRFRPWNPDPDADPDPDAGQSSGQVSVPPAERHLP, encoded by the coding sequence ATGCCGTGGCGTGAAGCGCTGAGCCCGGTGCGGATGGAGCGCATAGCACTGGTCGCCCCACTGGCGGCCCGGCACGAGATGCTGGCCGAGGTGGCCCGCAGCTCCGCCGTCGAACTCGACCTGCCGTACGAGCCCGGCACCGGACCCGAAGAGATCGACCGGGCGGCAGACGCCACCGTCGTGCACGGTTCGGTGGCAGCGCTGGTGGGATGGTCACCGACGCAGCGCTTGACCGAGCTGCAGGCGGCGCTGGAACCGCACGGGGCCTCCGCCGTCCCGCTCCGGCGTCCGCGCGGAGTGCAGCCGCCCACGCTTCTGACCGGTGACGAACCGCGCCGGAAGCAGGTGCCGGTCCTCTCCCGCCTGCTCGTGGACACCTACACCACGGTTCCGTACGCCGATCTCGACCCCGCGCGGATTGCAGGTGTGGCGTATGTGGTGATGTTCGGCATGATGTTCGGCGACGCCGGGCAGGGCGCACTGCTTGTAATTGCCGGCCTGCTGCTGCGGTTCCTGCCCCGGCTGCAGCGCTTCCGCCGCACCTGGCTGTTCATCACCGGCGCCGGACTTGCCGCAGTGTTTTTCGGGATCCTCTACGGTGAGTTCTTCGGTCCCACGGGCGTGCTGCCGGTGCTGTGGCTGGAACCGTTGGAGGAGCCCATTCCGCTGCTGGTCGCGGCGCTGGTGCTGGGTGCTGTGCTGCTGGCCGGCTCCTACGTTCTGGGCACCATTAACCGGGTCCGCGAGGGAGGATGGGGCTACGCCCTGTACGCCAGATCCGGGTTGGCCGGCGCCCTGCTGTTTACGGCCATCGGACTGGTTGCCTGGGGGCTGCTGGCCTCGGCTCCGGTGATCCTGGTGGTCGCCGGCGTGGTGGCCCTGCTGGCGCTGGTGCTGATGTTCATCGGGCTGTTTGCCGAGTCCGGCGGCGGGCCGACCGGAGGCCTGCAGGCCTCCGTGGAGCTGGTGGACAGCGTGGTGCAGCTGGGCTCGAACCTAGTGTCCTTCACCCGGCTCGCCGCCTTCGGCCTCACGCACGCCGCGCTGATGATGGTCGTCTGGCAGGCCACCACCGCGTTGTGGGCGCCGGACTGGCGGGCGGCGGCCGCCGTCGTCGTCTTCATCATCGGCAACGCCCTGACCTTCGCCCTGGAGGGCCTGGTCGCCGGAATCCAGGCCCTGCGGCTCGAGTACTACGAGCTGTTCTCCCGCGTCTTCCAAGACGAAGGCAGACGGTTCCGGCCCTGGAATCCGGATCCGGACGCCGACCCGGATCCGGACGCCGGGCAGAGCTCCGGGCAAGTATCCGTTCCCCCAGCTGAAAGGCACCTCCCATGA